From Rhodohalobacter mucosus:
AAAAGCTTCTTCATATTTTCTGACGAACCGATTCCCGTAAGCGGGGTGTCTGTGAGGCTTCGTCTTGGCAATGCAGCAGAAGAGGACTGGGACGTTGTACAGGCAGAAGGGGCAGAATGGAGCCGGCAATGGAGAGAAAGCGGTAAACTTATGGAGTTTACCCTGAAGAATGATGGAGGAATCTCCTCCTCGGTGGCATATCGCGGTGTTATGAGTTCAGATGAGCCGGTGTCCCTTCTGGCGGAAATCCGAATCAGGGCTCTCAGTGACTTGCATCAGGGGGCGCGCGCAGAGCTGATAAGGGTAACCGCCCTGAACGGGAGGGAGATGACACCGCTTGAGCATGTAACGATCAGTGAGACCCGTGACGGCGGTTCAGTTGGTCCAGTTACCGAAATACCTGAAAAAACCCTGCTGATGCAGAATTTTCCGAATCCGTTCAATCCAGCCACCAACATCCGATATACGCTGGCGGTACCTTCTCAGGTGCGTATCGACATTTATAATGCAGCAGGCAGGAGAGTGGCATCACTTGTAGAGGAGTCTCAGTCGGCGGGTGAGTACGTTGTTCCGTTTAATGCATCGAGCCTGTCGAGCGGGGTGTACTTTTACCGGCTGCAAACGCAGAACTTTACAAAGACAAGGTCTATGGTGTTGATCAAATAACACCGGACTTTGAGATTAGGGCAGCTCAACGGGAAGCGGTCTTTCCGGGCGGAATAGGTGACGCCCGTGAAAGGCCGCTTTACTGTGTTGCGATACCGGAATAGAGAGAACTCACCAGGTATCAGTCTGCCTGGGCAAGCTTAAAGCCGGATTCTCTGATAATGGATAGTATCAACGGTCTTCGACCGGGGTCCAATCCAGGTTTTTCTCAGCGATATAGAGTGCCCGCGGACGAACAAGCCGGTTATTGGCTGCCTGTTCCATGTAGTGCGCCGACCAGCCCGAAATACGGCTCATGGCAAAAATACAGGTATAGAGGTCCGGTTTGATCCCGATGCTGTAGTACACCGTTGCAGAGAAGAAGTCTACATTCGGATCTATATCCTTCTCTTCCTTCATGGTTTTAACCATGGCCTCAGACCACTCGTACAACTTTTGCTGACCGGTCTCCTCAGAAAGTTTTTTCGACATTTTTCGAAGGTGAAACGCACGGGGGTCAAACGTTTTGTATACACGGTGCCCGAAACCCATGATTTTTTCCCTGCGGCTCAGTTTTTCTTTGGTGAAAGCCACCGGGTCGGCCTTTTCTCCCTGCTCTTTCAGGTTCAGAAGCATATTCATGACAGCCGTATTGGCACCTCCGTGGAGAGGGCCTTTCAGGGCACCGATCGCTCCTGTGATCGCCGAAAACATATCGGACTCTGTTGCACAGATGGTTCTTGCCGTAAATGTGGAAGCATTCATGCCGTGTTCCGCATGGAGAATCAAGCATAGGTCCATGGTTTTTTCCGCCGCTTCGCCCGGCTCTTCGCCATTCAGCATGTATAGGAAATTGAATGCCGTACTGCCTTCTTTTTTGGGAGCGATAATGTCTTTGCCATTGCGAACGCGGTCAAATGCGGCAATAATTGTAGGCATCTGCGCTGTAATTGAAACCGCATGGTGTATTGATTCTTCATCGCCGGATCCGGTATCCGGTTTTTCAAAATCTGCCAGCATGGAAACGGCTGATCGCAGCACAGCCATGGGTTCTGCATCCTTGCTTGTGGTTTTAATGTATTCAAGAACAGGTGATGGCAGCTCGCGTTGCGAGATCAGTTCATTTTTGAGGTTCTCAAGCTCCTGTTGATTGGGGAGCCTGTCGTTCCATAAAAGGAAACAGACTTCCTCAAACGTAGCGTTTTCTGCAAGTGTATCAATATTGTAGCCGGAGTAGATCAGTTCTCCGCTTTTACCGTCAATAAAACTCTTGGTTGTCGAGAAGGCCACAATGCCGTCAAGGCCTTTGTTGATATGGGGATACTCGGTTTTGTCAATTTGTTCCAGGTTGTGCTGCGCCATTCGTATTCGCTGTCTTTTATATAGTTAATTTTTTTATCCCTGCCACTGCGTGTTCTATAAACCGCCTCGCTCAAAAGGCAACGCTGCAGAAGCAGATAGGGGGCAGATTTTTATGAAATCCTATCGGTTCCGGATTGCAGTCGTTCTGATATGTTTTACGCAGAAATGAAAAACTTTACAGAACAGAAAAAATACAAAACAGACGGGGAAATTAGAAGTAATTTCAACCCGTATCCTGTAAAGAATCGTAAGCTCTCAGAGCTTTAGCTCTTTGGCTTCGTTCCAGAGTTTATCCATTTCATCCAGGTTGGATTCCACAATGGATCTGCCCTGAGTGCGGAGCGTCTCTTCGATATACCTGAAACGGGTGTCAAATTTTTTATTGGCAAGGCGTATAGACTCTTCCGCATGAAGACCCAGCAAGCGTCCTACATTGACCAGGCTGAATAGTAAATCTCCGAACTCATCTTTCTGTTCAGCGATAGACTGATTTTCCACAGCTTCGCGCCATTCGTCGATCTCTTCATTCAGTTTTGTCCATGCAAGCTCCCATTCGGTCCAGTCGAATCCCACATTTGATGCCTTCTCCTGCATGCGCTGTGCGCGGATCAGGCCCGGAAGATGGCGCGGAACGCCGTCCAGTACAGACTTTTTGCCCTCTTTAAGCTTGATGGCTTCCCAGTTTGTGGCTACCTCTTTTTCACCGCGGGCATGGGTATCGTCAAATACATGGGGATGACGCCGAATCAGTTTTTCAGAGATGGAGTAGATAACGTCATCGATGGTGAACGTATCCGTTTCAGCAGCCATTTTACTTTGAAAAATGACGTGCAAAAGCAGGTCGCCGAGTTCTTTTTTTAATTCCGGAAAATCCTCTTCTTCAATGGCTTCAACAGCTTCATACGCTTCTTCAATAAGATTGTCTTTAATGGATTGATGGGTCTGTTTTTTGTCCCATGGACACTCTTTTCTGAGAATGGCGATCAGCTTTACCAGGTCTTCAAATTGTGATGATGGTTTCATTCAGTTACCGGAAATCGTCTGTCAGGTTTTGCGTTTCTTTTTCTCTGCTGCGGGGAATAAAACATTGTTTAAAATCAGTCTGTATCCTGGACTGCTGGTGTGCAGGCTCAGATCCGTAGGTGCATCGCCCACTCTGTGCGTATAGTCTTCGGGGTCGTGTCCTCCATAGAATGTAAATGTACCCTGACCGTGATTGCCATGCAGGTACTTTACCTGATTGCGCCCCGGCGATTCAGCCAGCACAACCACACTGTTCTTCACAGTGTTGCTTTGGAAGGCGGTTGCCTGACCGTAAAATCCACGGATGCTGCTCACATGATTCTGTGTAAGCATGGTGGGAACAGGATCCCATTTGGCTGAAAAATCGAACAGCGTAAAGTAATCCAGGCTCTCACTGATTCGGTTGATATCCACTTCGATGTCAATGGAGGAGTGCTCGTAAAGGTAGGGATCCAGAAAAACTTCAAAGTTTTCAAAAGCAAATGTGGAGGTGAAGTCCAGCCTCTCATTGATATCGGCAGACAGGGCGGTTCCACCGATTTCAGGCGGTACAATATTGAGTGCCGCTGCCGCAAGGGCAATATCGAACGTATCGGTGCCTGAGCACATCGCAAACATAAATCCGCCGTTGCCAACAAAATCGCGTATCTCGTAGACCACATCGAGCTTCAGCTCTTTGACGGAGTCGTAGTTCAGGCTCTCCGCAAGCTGTTCCAGCTTCTGTACGCTGCTGATATACCAGGGAGCATTCCTGTAAATGGACCAGAACTTGCCGTGCTGTCCCGTAAAATCTTCATGGTGAAGGTGCAGCCAGTCGTACTGCTCCAGATCGCCCCGAAGCACTTCCTCATCGTAGAGGCGATCGTAGGGGATCTCGGCATAATCGAGTGCAAGCACCACCGCATCATCCCAGGGCAGGGCATCGGGCGGGGTATAGACGGCAATGGATGGAGCTGCCTCCAGATTGATGGCTGCCATGTTCACATTCGGCTGTTCCACTTCATTCACGATACCTGCAGCATCAAGCTCGGATATCACATCGATTCGCACATTCCTGACGCGGGCTTTGCGAACAATATCCGCCGTGTTGGTCGTCAGGAAACTGCCGCCCCTGTAGTTGAGCAGCCACTGTCCGGTTTCTCCCTCACCAAGGTGGTTAAAGATAATTCCATACGCCTTGAGGTGATTGGTCTGAGTGGCATCCATGGGAATAAGGACACGGCTCTGTGCGAGCAAGCCGGCTGCAAAGAAAACAGTGAACAGAGTGAAAAGAAAAATTCGCTTCAGTGTGTTCATAACGCTATGGATTCAAAAGTCTGGAGTTTTTCCCTGGCGTAGGATGAATAGAGGCCATCCGGATACCTGATGACCAGCTCCTCATAGAGGTTCGCAACATATTGGGGCGTCAGTTGTGATGAGATCCGGTTGAGGCGGTCGCGGTATGAGGTTTGCATAAAATCGTATAAAAAGGGCGGCTCCGGAATAGATTCTGCTATCAAGCGGTCAAGAAGCTGTTCCGCAATGAGCGCGCGATCCCACATCATTTTTTCCAGAAGCGGTGAGTAGGGCCGTGATTCAATCTGCCGCTCCAGAAGCAAAAGCGTAAGCGGATCGTACTCCGCAGGGAGCAGCGTTGATAGTTCAGCCACAAGGTCGTCGGCCAGTGGATTGCCGGGAACTGCAAGAACAGGCTCAATAACGGAAAGCCCCTCTTTGTATTCGCCTGAGTGGAAAGCGTGCATCGATTTTCCCAGCGAGGCAAGAAGCGAACCGGTTGAGTCGGCACGGATACCGTTTTTAATCCACATACGCAGTTTTACGGCGTCATTTGCATAAAAAGACGTATAACGGCGCTCCAGCGTCCGCAGCTGAATTTCCGCAAACTCGAAATCGCCCGCAAAAAAATCGGCCAGCCCAAGATAATACCGCGCCCGTTCGGATAAATCGGATGATTCTGTATTGCGGTCGGCCCGGGTGAGCGCCTGACGCGCTTTTATGTAATCCTTTTCAAACAATGCAATTCGGCCCTCGGCATAGTAGGCATAGTCGTCGTCGGGTTCAACAACCCCGGTCATTCTGTTGTACCATTCACTTGCCAGCGATTGATCCTTAAATTGATCGAGGGAGATATCGATCAGCAGCGCAAAAACCCTGTCGGCCCGGTCATAGTTTGGTGCATCTTCAATGAGCGCAGCGGCGGTCTGGTATGCGCGCATGGTACGTTCTTCAACCATCTGTGCAACCGCAGTGTTATTTTGCCGGAGATCACGGCTCCACTGATAGTAGGTAAAGGCCAGTTCCTCCATCGAACGGAACCTGTTGATGCCGGTGTCATTTTCAGCATAATACGTGTAGGCTTCTGCGGCATACTCATACTGTCCGGCAGACTTCAGCTGATGGCCGAGCGACATGAGTGAATAGATGGTGTAGGATGTTTGCTCTTCATAATACCTGGCAAAGTTAAGTGCCCTCTCATATTCAGAGGTTTCCAGCAGGAACCATGTGAGCAGCTGATAAAGCTGGGAGTATGAAGTGGTTGTGATGTCTGCCTCGAGAAGCATATCCTCAAGCTCCATTGCCGCGATCTGGTAGAGGCTCTGGTCACGGCTCCTCAAAAAACGCTGCTGCACCATCGCTATCTGGTCAGGATTTTCGATCACGAGGCGAAAAAACTCTTTTACGGCTTCTTCGAACCGGCCGGCCTGCATATAGCTGTTTGCCAGTTCGTTGAGGAAAAGAGTGGGGTTTTGCATCTCCTCCCTCGCTGCAAGATACGTTTCGGCGGCGCTGCCGTACTCCCGCCGGTTCTTCATGGACGATGCCACGGAATAGTAGGTCTGAATGTCTTTCGGATTCTCTTCCAGAACCCGGTTCCAGATAGAGAAAGACTCCTCTTTTTCGCCTTTCATATGCAAAATTTCAGCCAGCCGCAGTGAGGGCTGAAGCCTCAGGCGATCGTTTTCGAGCTGTCCGCGTGCCGTTTCCTCCGCTTCATCCAGTCTGTTCAGTGCAACCAGGCACTCGATATAGCGGTCAAAAAAGATGAATGCATCCGGATTGCTTTGGTGCAGGCTTCTCATGATAGGCAAGGCCTCATCATAATTTTCCTGCTGCATCAGGCGGTTAGCCTGCTGAAAATCAGACCCGGTATCCTGCCTGGCCTGCAGGCCGGTGGCTGTAAGGAGCAGCAGAACAACTGCAAGTGCCGTTTTGGGTGTAAGGGTTTTCATGTTATCAGATGCAAAAATATCTCTTTATGAACAGCAGGCATCTCCGCCTTTAATTTTTGGTAGAAAGCGTTCATCGGGAAACCTACCACATTGTAATAATCGCCTGAAATTTCACGTATGAAGAGGGCTCCAAGATCATCCTGTATCCCGTATGCGCCTGCTTTATCCATCGGACTGCCGGTTTGTACATAGAAAGCGATCTCTTCCTGCGTTAACGGTGAAAAGGTTACTTTTGTTCTCTCAAACAGAGAAAAGGAGTATTCGATTGCACCGTTATGTCCAAGCGTCCCTGCCCAGACTCCGCTGAACACCTCGTGCGTGCTGCCGGAAAGCCCGGACAGCATCTCTGCTGCTTCTTTTTCAGAGACGGGTTTCCCCAGAATATCGGAGCCTGCCACCACAATTGTGTCTGCGGCTATTACCAGCGAGTTTTGATGCCGGGCTGAGACATCCCTGCCTTTCTGTTCCGCCAAAGAGATGACGATGTCGGAGGGAGCGAGGGCCGGGTCAATCACTTCATCCAGACCGGAGGGGTCTGTTTCAAACTCAAGGTTCATCTGCCTGAATAGCTGAGCCCGCCTGGGGCTTGCCGATGCAAGTATGATTTTCATAAAATGCCTGACGTTACAGATGAATTTTTTCTGTTATTCAAAGAATTGAATAACTTAACGAATCGTTGACCATCAGTAAACAGAATTTATTCCAGTCACTGCTTTTGCAGTTAGTGCCTGCAGATATCTGCAGGCGGAATGTCTTAAAATGAATTCCGGTGCCGTTCGCGGAGAATCGACTGCTGCCGGGCAATAAGTAACAGATCAAACGGATACCATGTCAGCCAGGAAAACCAAAAATCAGGATGCCAAACCGATGCTCTTTTCTCCTCTCAACTATAAATTGATTGGACTCGGCGTTATGCTGATAGCCGCCGGCTTTACGGCAATGAAACTTGAAAATGAAGTATATGGACTGATATCCCTTTATATTTCGCCCGTGGTTATCCTGGCCGGTTACATTACCGTAATTTATGCCATATTGAAAAAAGACCACAAGCTTGACGAGCCATCCGAAAACGCTACCACCTGATTCTGATTCTTGGACCGACTGACCAACTATTTTTTCGGTTTACTGATTATCTACCTGTTCATCATGGAGGGGAGAGCCAACGATCATCTGATGATTCTGACCGGCCTTGGCCTGTCCATGGTTATTGCATACCTGGCTTTTCTGCTGAAGTGGATTACACTTGACGCCGTAAAACCCGTGATCATACTGGGTACGGTTACCCTGGGGTTCGGGGGATGGTGGCTTGCACTTGCACTGATATACTTTTTCCTGAGCAGCAGCCTGCTCTCCATGCTTCGGAAACGGCTGAATCCTGAAGAGGAACTCGACTTTACTCCCGGAACCACGTCTGCGCCTGACTACAGGAGAGACGGATTCCAGGTTTGGGCCAATGGCTTCTGGCTTGCCACATTTGTAACAGTCTGGTTTCTTACCGGTATAGACACGTTCTGGATTGCTTCACTTGCGGTCATTGCCGCCGCAACATCCGATACCTGGGCGACGGAGATAGGCACCATCCGCCCCGGAAAAACCCGCCGTATCGATACCTTCAGGCTTGTTGAGCCCGGAACGGATGGCGGCATCAGTTTCAAAGGCATTTTGGCTGCACTGCTGGGCAGTTTTTCGACGGCACTCTTTATTCTTCCCGTGTTCGGGTATATCGTTATAACGGCGACCATCGTATTTGTATCCGGCTTTCTCGGGTCTCTGATCGATTCAATGGTTGGCGCTGTGTATCAGAACAGGGAAGAGAACGAGCTTGAGGAGTCTGGCGGGCATTTCTCCAGATCTCCGCAAGTACAGCGGAACAATTTAGTAAACTGGGTTGCCACCGGAACCGGAGGTCTTCTCACACTCATAATCCTAAACATCATCTCTTTATGAAGAAGTGGTATAAAAAACTTCATTGGCAAATTATTATCGGCCTTGTGCTGGGTCTGATCTGGGGGTTATTTTCAAGCGTTGCGGGGCTCAATGAGTTCACCAGCGAGTATATCAGGCCGTTCGGAGATATTTTTGTCACACTTCTGAAATTGATCGCCATTCCGCTTGTTCTTGCATCACTGGTTGTGGGTATTTCCAACCTGAATGATATGTCTAAACTGTCCAGGATGGGGGGTAAAACGATCGGAATTTATATGATCACGACAACCCTGGCTATTGTGATCGGGCTTACCGTG
This genomic window contains:
- the mazG gene encoding nucleoside triphosphate pyrophosphohydrolase, which produces MKPSSQFEDLVKLIAILRKECPWDKKQTHQSIKDNLIEEAYEAVEAIEEEDFPELKKELGDLLLHVIFQSKMAAETDTFTIDDVIYSISEKLIRRHPHVFDDTHARGEKEVATNWEAIKLKEGKKSVLDGVPRHLPGLIRAQRMQEKASNVGFDWTEWELAWTKLNEEIDEWREAVENQSIAEQKDEFGDLLFSLVNVGRLLGLHAEESIRLANKKFDTRFRYIEETLRTQGRSIVESNLDEMDKLWNEAKELKL
- a CDS encoding citrate/2-methylcitrate synthase, which translates into the protein MAQHNLEQIDKTEYPHINKGLDGIVAFSTTKSFIDGKSGELIYSGYNIDTLAENATFEEVCFLLWNDRLPNQQELENLKNELISQRELPSPVLEYIKTTSKDAEPMAVLRSAVSMLADFEKPDTGSGDEESIHHAVSITAQMPTIIAAFDRVRNGKDIIAPKKEGSTAFNFLYMLNGEEPGEAAEKTMDLCLILHAEHGMNASTFTARTICATESDMFSAITGAIGALKGPLHGGANTAVMNMLLNLKEQGEKADPVAFTKEKLSRREKIMGFGHRVYKTFDPRAFHLRKMSKKLSEETGQQKLYEWSEAMVKTMKEEKDIDPNVDFFSATVYYSIGIKPDLYTCIFAMSRISGWSAHYMEQAANNRLVRPRALYIAEKNLDWTPVEDR
- a CDS encoding Maf family protein, translated to MKIILASASPRRAQLFRQMNLEFETDPSGLDEVIDPALAPSDIVISLAEQKGRDVSARHQNSLVIAADTIVVAGSDILGKPVSEKEAAEMLSGLSGSTHEVFSGVWAGTLGHNGAIEYSFSLFERTKVTFSPLTQEEIAFYVQTGSPMDKAGAYGIQDDLGALFIREISGDYYNVVGFPMNAFYQKLKAEMPAVHKEIFLHLIT
- a CDS encoding tetratricopeptide repeat protein produces the protein MKTLTPKTALAVVLLLLTATGLQARQDTGSDFQQANRLMQQENYDEALPIMRSLHQSNPDAFIFFDRYIECLVALNRLDEAEETARGQLENDRLRLQPSLRLAEILHMKGEKEESFSIWNRVLEENPKDIQTYYSVASSMKNRREYGSAAETYLAAREEMQNPTLFLNELANSYMQAGRFEEAVKEFFRLVIENPDQIAMVQQRFLRSRDQSLYQIAAMELEDMLLEADITTTSYSQLYQLLTWFLLETSEYERALNFARYYEEQTSYTIYSLMSLGHQLKSAGQYEYAAEAYTYYAENDTGINRFRSMEELAFTYYQWSRDLRQNNTAVAQMVEERTMRAYQTAAALIEDAPNYDRADRVFALLIDISLDQFKDQSLASEWYNRMTGVVEPDDDYAYYAEGRIALFEKDYIKARQALTRADRNTESSDLSERARYYLGLADFFAGDFEFAEIQLRTLERRYTSFYANDAVKLRMWIKNGIRADSTGSLLASLGKSMHAFHSGEYKEGLSVIEPVLAVPGNPLADDLVAELSTLLPAEYDPLTLLLLERQIESRPYSPLLEKMMWDRALIAEQLLDRLIAESIPEPPFLYDFMQTSYRDRLNRISSQLTPQYVANLYEELVIRYPDGLYSSYAREKLQTFESIAL
- a CDS encoding asparagine synthetase B gives rise to the protein MNTLKRIFLFTLFTVFFAAGLLAQSRVLIPMDATQTNHLKAYGIIFNHLGEGETGQWLLNYRGGSFLTTNTADIVRKARVRNVRIDVISELDAAGIVNEVEQPNVNMAAINLEAAPSIAVYTPPDALPWDDAVVLALDYAEIPYDRLYDEEVLRGDLEQYDWLHLHHEDFTGQHGKFWSIYRNAPWYISSVQKLEQLAESLNYDSVKELKLDVVYEIRDFVGNGGFMFAMCSGTDTFDIALAAAALNIVPPEIGGTALSADINERLDFTSTFAFENFEVFLDPYLYEHSSIDIEVDINRISESLDYFTLFDFSAKWDPVPTMLTQNHVSSIRGFYGQATAFQSNTVKNSVVVLAESPGRNQVKYLHGNHGQGTFTFYGGHDPEDYTHRVGDAPTDLSLHTSSPGYRLILNNVLFPAAEKKKRKT
- a CDS encoding DUF3098 domain-containing protein, encoding MSARKTKNQDAKPMLFSPLNYKLIGLGVMLIAAGFTAMKLENEVYGLISLYISPVVILAGYITVIYAILKKDHKLDEPSENATT
- a CDS encoding DUF92 domain-containing protein; this translates as MDRLTNYFFGLLIIYLFIMEGRANDHLMILTGLGLSMVIAYLAFLLKWITLDAVKPVIILGTVTLGFGGWWLALALIYFFLSSSLLSMLRKRLNPEEELDFTPGTTSAPDYRRDGFQVWANGFWLATFVTVWFLTGIDTFWIASLAVIAAATSDTWATEIGTIRPGKTRRIDTFRLVEPGTDGGISFKGILAALLGSFSTALFILPVFGYIVITATIVFVSGFLGSLIDSMVGAVYQNREENELEESGGHFSRSPQVQRNNLVNWVATGTGGLLTLIILNIISL